Proteins encoded by one window of Agrobacterium vitis:
- the arsH gene encoding arsenical resistance protein ArsH, whose translation MAALRPPVSTHKPRILILYGSLRAVSYSRLLAQEAGRLLEHFGCEVRIFDPAGLPLPDAEPVSHPKVQELRALSAWSEGQVWVSPERHGAMTGILKSQIDWIPLSIGAVRPTQGKTLAVMQVSGGSQSFNAVNQMRILGRWMRMMTIPNQSSVAKAFQEFDADGRMKPSSYYDRVVDVCEELVKFTLLTRDASGYLTDRYSERKEAAEKLETLTGNTPL comes from the coding sequence ATGGCGGCCTTGAGGCCGCCTGTCTCCACGCACAAGCCTCGCATCCTGATCCTCTATGGTTCTTTGCGGGCGGTGTCTTATAGCCGGTTATTGGCGCAGGAAGCGGGTCGGCTGCTGGAGCATTTCGGGTGCGAGGTGAGGATATTCGATCCTGCTGGCTTACCATTGCCCGATGCGGAGCCGGTCAGTCATCCGAAGGTCCAGGAATTGCGCGCGTTGTCGGCATGGTCGGAAGGCCAGGTCTGGGTCAGCCCGGAACGCCACGGCGCCATGACCGGTATTCTGAAAAGCCAGATCGACTGGATTCCGCTTTCCATCGGTGCCGTGCGTCCGACCCAGGGCAAGACGCTGGCCGTCATGCAGGTTTCGGGCGGATCGCAGTCGTTTAATGCGGTCAATCAGATGCGCATTCTTGGCCGCTGGATGCGGATGATGACCATTCCCAACCAATCCTCCGTTGCTAAGGCATTCCAGGAGTTCGACGCCGACGGACGCATGAAACCCTCCTCTTATTACGACCGCGTCGTCGATGTCTGCGAGGAACTGGTGAAGTTTACGCTCCTGACGCGGGATGCATCCGGCTATTTGACCGACCGCTATAGCGAGCGCAAGGAAGCGGCTGAAAAGCTCGAAACACTCACGGGCAACACACCATTATGA
- a CDS encoding RebB family R body protein gives MNSNSQIADAVSQANLSVVGEAPSMAAGTLYQTLAHSTGVMFENAVNGQNNQNILSLASTTQGIMQIYSVDTISDAISIARMLQASA, from the coding sequence ATGAATTCAAACTCACAAATTGCCGATGCAGTCTCACAGGCAAACCTATCGGTTGTCGGCGAGGCACCGTCCATGGCCGCAGGTACACTCTACCAGACTTTGGCCCACTCCACCGGCGTCATGTTCGAAAATGCAGTCAACGGACAAAACAACCAAAATATATTGTCATTGGCATCGACAACGCAAGGCATCATGCAAATATACAGCGTAGATACCATCTCTGATGCGATTTCTATTGCGCGTATGCTGCAAGCTTCGGCTTAA
- a CDS encoding ArsR/SmtB family transcription factor, with protein sequence MDQKQALSAFAALSQETRLLIVRMLVVAGPDGMAAGALAEKIDVSPSNISFHLKELEHSGLIGAQRQSRSIIYTANYAALGGLVRFLMEDCCSGHPEICVPVAELAVCCAPGSEPPAATSLER encoded by the coding sequence ATGGATCAAAAACAGGCTCTCTCCGCCTTTGCTGCTCTTTCTCAGGAAACCCGGCTGCTGATCGTCCGTATGCTTGTTGTGGCTGGGCCGGATGGCATGGCTGCCGGTGCGCTGGCCGAAAAGATCGACGTGTCTCCCTCCAATATCTCCTTTCACCTCAAAGAGCTTGAGCATTCCGGATTGATTGGCGCGCAACGGCAGTCACGGTCGATTATTTATACCGCCAATTATGCCGCCCTTGGCGGACTTGTCCGGTTTCTGATGGAGGATTGCTGCTCAGGACATCCTGAAATTTGCGTGCCGGTTGCCGAGCTTGCGGTTTGTTGTGCTCCGGGATCGGAGCCACCGGCTGCCACGTCATTGGAGCGATAA
- a CDS encoding Crp/Fnr family transcriptional regulator, whose protein sequence is MKQISSDQVQYKISASSLNVLREQTQNLLAKSPLFSGLDSDIVTAIAARGKLLSFDKNEIVISEGCSKRMIGFVVSGLFVCRRSSPAGMVFAFQNARPGAFFCELSLISDDPCGIEVIATSSACRALMFAARDFRHLMEQYPIISSRMVDELAERINSLSELSFELATMKIDARLRKTIGKLARETNQLRDGGVINPAPTHAELATMLGTTREVVSRSLTMLCREGLIETSRQAIMIRSVDGFS, encoded by the coding sequence ATGAAACAGATTTCGAGCGATCAGGTGCAATATAAAATTAGTGCGTCTTCATTAAATGTTTTGCGAGAACAGACGCAAAATCTACTTGCGAAATCACCACTGTTTTCGGGTCTGGATTCCGACATCGTTACCGCAATCGCAGCAAGAGGCAAGCTGCTTTCCTTCGACAAGAACGAGATCGTTATTTCCGAAGGATGCAGTAAACGAATGATCGGATTCGTTGTTTCCGGCCTCTTCGTGTGCAGACGATCATCTCCGGCAGGAATGGTGTTTGCATTTCAAAATGCCCGCCCTGGCGCCTTTTTCTGCGAACTTTCGCTCATCAGCGATGACCCTTGCGGCATAGAAGTCATCGCGACCTCCTCCGCCTGCAGAGCCCTCATGTTTGCAGCCCGCGACTTCCGGCATCTCATGGAGCAATACCCTATCATCAGTAGCCGGATGGTCGATGAACTGGCGGAGAGAATAAATTCACTTTCCGAGTTGAGCTTTGAGCTGGCAACAATGAAGATCGATGCTCGCCTGCGCAAAACCATTGGAAAACTCGCACGCGAAACAAACCAGCTTCGGGATGGTGGCGTCATCAATCCCGCGCCAACCCATGCCGAATTGGCAACCATGTTGGGGACGACACGCGAAGTCGTCAGCCGATCACTGACCATGCTATGCCGGGAAGGGCTGATCGAAACCAGCCGACAGGCCATCATGATCCGATCCGTCGATGGGTTCAGTTGA
- the kdpC gene encoding potassium-transporting ATPase subunit KdpC, producing MLSHLRPAITMTVLFTGLCGLAYPLAITGVAQAVLPAQANGSIVKKGDAVVGSALIGQAFTSPRYFASRPSATSNSPYNPLASGGTNLGATSQKLKDQIAAAVTAWQANGRSGLVPADAVTSSASGLDPDITPENARQQVALVAKARNMPEKEVAALVEAQVQPRLLGVIGEPRVNVLRLNMALDAAGATQ from the coding sequence ATGCTGTCCCATCTTCGTCCCGCCATCACCATGACCGTGCTGTTTACCGGCCTTTGCGGCCTTGCCTATCCGCTGGCCATCACCGGCGTCGCCCAGGCGGTGCTGCCCGCCCAGGCCAATGGCAGCATTGTCAAGAAAGGCGATGCCGTGGTCGGCTCGGCCCTGATCGGTCAGGCTTTCACGTCGCCGCGCTATTTCGCCTCGCGTCCATCGGCCACCAGCAATTCGCCCTATAATCCGCTGGCGTCAGGCGGCACCAATCTTGGCGCCACCTCGCAAAAGCTGAAGGACCAGATTGCCGCCGCTGTCACCGCCTGGCAGGCAAACGGTCGCAGTGGGCTGGTGCCTGCCGATGCCGTCACCTCTTCAGCTTCGGGCCTCGATCCGGATATAACGCCTGAAAACGCCCGCCAGCAGGTGGCGCTGGTTGCCAAAGCCCGCAACATGCCGGAAAAGGAGGTAGCGGCGCTGGTGGAAGCCCAGGTGCAACCACGGCTTCTTGGCGTGATCGGTGAGCCAAGGGTCAATGTATTGCGGCTGAACATGGCGCTCGATGCGGCGGGAGCCACTCAATAA
- a CDS encoding RebB family R body protein — translation MSADTNQTGTTGTSPVVAEAPNVALSMFYQSAGQAYSITMQNAASNQQNLNTLNPSIVAQAIALINKT, via the coding sequence ATGTCCGCAGATACAAATCAGACTGGTACAACTGGCACATCACCAGTTGTTGCCGAGGCACCCAACGTGGCGCTGAGTATGTTCTACCAATCTGCTGGACAAGCTTATTCCATAACTATGCAGAATGCAGCATCCAACCAACAAAATCTCAATACGCTTAATCCGTCCATTGTAGCCCAAGCAATAGCCCTGATCAACAAAACTTAG
- the arsC gene encoding arsenate reductase (glutaredoxin) (This arsenate reductase requires both glutathione and glutaredoxin to convert arsenate to arsenite, after which the efflux transporter formed by ArsA and ArsB can extrude the arsenite from the cell, providing resistance.), whose protein sequence is MNATIYHNPGCGTSRNTLAMIRNAGIEPQVIEYLTNPPTHAELARMIADAGLSVREAIREKGTPYTQLGLDNPDLTDEQLLEAMLEHPILINRPFVITPLGTRLARPSERVLEILPESHQGAFTKEDGEKVLDSEGKRIV, encoded by the coding sequence ATGAACGCCACGATCTATCATAACCCGGGGTGCGGCACCTCCCGCAATACACTGGCAATGATCCGCAATGCGGGCATTGAACCGCAGGTCATCGAGTATCTGACCAATCCGCCAACCCACGCCGAATTGGCCCGGATGATCGCCGATGCCGGTCTCTCCGTGCGCGAAGCGATCCGGGAAAAGGGAACGCCCTATACGCAGCTTGGGTTGGATAATCCTGATCTCACCGACGAGCAATTGCTGGAGGCCATGCTGGAACACCCGATCCTGATCAATCGTCCGTTCGTGATCACCCCGCTTGGGACGCGCCTGGCCCGGCCATCCGAACGGGTCCTGGAGATCCTGCCCGAGAGCCATCAGGGCGCGTTCACCAAGGAAGACGGTGAAAAGGTTCTGGACAGTGAGGGCAAGCGCATTGTCTGA
- the arsB gene encoding ACR3 family arsenite efflux transporter: protein MSTFERYLTVWVFLCIIIGIVLGHAMPGVFQVIGAAEIAKVNIPVAVLIWLMIIPMLIKIDFAALGQVGRHWRGIGVTLFINWAVKPFSMALLGWLFIGTLFRPLLPDVQIDSYIAGLIILAAAPCTAMVFVWSNLTKGEPHFTLSQVALNDAIMVVAFAPIVGLLLGLSAITVPWDTLVFSVVLYIILPVIAAQILRRSLTSSGSSASLDRLLKVLQPMSLVALLVTLVLLFGFQGEQIIAQPTIIALLAVPILIQVYFNSGLAYLLNRMTGEQHCVAGPSALIGASNFFELAVAAAISLFGFNSGAALATVVGVLIEVPVMLSVVWIVNRSKGWYERGPAVQAAGLSRAGIQEENT from the coding sequence ATGTCTACATTCGAACGTTATCTGACGGTTTGGGTTTTCCTGTGTATTATCATTGGTATCGTCCTCGGACATGCCATGCCCGGTGTGTTTCAGGTTATCGGTGCCGCCGAAATCGCCAAGGTCAATATCCCGGTCGCAGTGCTGATCTGGCTGATGATCATCCCGATGTTGATCAAGATCGATTTCGCAGCGCTTGGGCAGGTCGGCCGCCATTGGCGCGGCATCGGCGTCACGCTGTTCATCAATTGGGCGGTCAAGCCCTTCTCCATGGCGCTGCTTGGCTGGCTGTTTATCGGTACCCTGTTCCGGCCCCTGCTACCGGATGTACAGATCGACTCCTATATTGCCGGATTGATCATCCTGGCGGCTGCGCCTTGCACGGCGATGGTGTTCGTCTGGTCGAACCTGACGAAAGGCGAGCCGCATTTCACTCTTTCGCAGGTCGCATTGAACGATGCGATTATGGTCGTGGCCTTTGCGCCCATCGTCGGCTTGCTGCTTGGCCTGTCGGCCATTACCGTGCCTTGGGATACCCTGGTGTTTTCGGTGGTGCTCTACATCATCCTTCCGGTGATCGCGGCGCAGATTTTGCGGCGCAGTCTGACCTCGTCCGGTTCCTCGGCCTCACTCGACCGTTTGCTGAAGGTGCTGCAACCGATGTCGCTTGTGGCATTGCTGGTCACGCTGGTGTTGCTGTTCGGCTTCCAGGGCGAGCAGATCATTGCCCAGCCGACCATTATCGCCCTGTTGGCGGTGCCGATCCTGATCCAGGTCTATTTCAATTCGGGCCTCGCCTATTTGCTCAATCGCATGACCGGCGAGCAACATTGCGTTGCCGGTCCTTCAGCCCTGATCGGCGCGTCGAATTTCTTCGAACTGGCGGTTGCCGCTGCCATCAGCCTGTTCGGCTTTAATTCTGGCGCGGCACTTGCCACGGTCGTCGGGGTTCTCATTGAAGTGCCGGTCATGCTGTCTGTCGTCTGGATCGTCAATCGCAGCAAGGGCTGGTACGAGCGCGGCCCGGCTGTGCAGGCTGCCGGTCTTTCCAGAGCCGGCATTCAGGAAGAAAACACTTAA
- the arsK gene encoding arsenite efflux MFS transporter ArsK translates to MSLNRSSLGRLSLSINRGEILVIIALGLTQIIGYGTLYYSFSILAPAMGVDLGWSSEWIFATLSAALLAGGLAAPWVGRIIDDHGAGRVLTVGSLIAALSLVACALAPGKITFAMALIVIEMASTLVQYTAAFAFLVQFRPQSAQRNITYLTLIAGFASTIFWPLTSALHADLSWRQVYLVYALLHLAICLPLHLWLARRVGERNAPVIAPSTTPQRIMEGGLPDRLRPAAFLLMVTGFALESFVNAALLVHMVPLLTALGLGSAALLVGTLFGPSQVLSRFTNMMFGRDLSQLTLALVSALLMPAAIAVLLLTAPSFSGALIFAVLFGLGSGLGSIVQGTLPLALFGSGGYGRRQGQVTAVRLAVSSTAPFAFAWMMEKMGTDLALAINTAIGGIAVLAFLAIAHLERRQRVMS, encoded by the coding sequence ATGAGCCTGAATAGGAGCAGTCTTGGCCGCTTGTCGCTGTCGATCAACCGGGGCGAGATCCTTGTGATTATCGCCTTGGGGTTGACGCAAATTATCGGTTACGGCACGCTCTATTATAGCTTCAGTATTCTCGCCCCCGCGATGGGGGTGGATCTTGGCTGGTCGAGCGAATGGATTTTCGCAACTCTTTCCGCTGCCCTGCTGGCAGGCGGGCTGGCCGCGCCCTGGGTAGGGCGCATCATCGATGACCATGGTGCGGGTCGGGTCCTGACGGTGGGATCGCTGATTGCGGCGCTGTCCCTGGTCGCCTGCGCACTTGCGCCGGGCAAGATTACGTTTGCAATGGCGCTGATCGTCATTGAGATGGCCTCGACCCTGGTGCAATATACGGCGGCTTTTGCCTTTCTTGTCCAGTTTCGGCCTCAGAGTGCGCAACGCAATATCACCTATCTGACCTTGATCGCCGGTTTTGCTTCGACGATTTTCTGGCCACTGACCTCAGCACTTCATGCCGATCTCAGCTGGCGGCAGGTCTATCTGGTTTACGCGCTTCTGCATCTTGCCATCTGCTTACCGCTTCATCTGTGGCTGGCACGCCGGGTGGGTGAGCGCAATGCACCAGTTATTGCCCCCAGCACCACGCCACAGCGTATCATGGAAGGCGGCCTGCCCGACAGGTTGCGACCCGCGGCCTTTCTCCTGATGGTGACAGGGTTTGCGCTTGAAAGCTTCGTGAATGCGGCTTTGCTCGTGCATATGGTGCCGCTGTTGACGGCGCTCGGCCTTGGCTCCGCCGCTCTACTGGTCGGAACCCTGTTTGGCCCGTCACAGGTTCTCAGTCGCTTTACCAATATGATGTTTGGCCGCGATCTGTCTCAACTGACATTGGCGTTGGTTTCGGCACTGCTGATGCCCGCGGCGATTGCCGTGCTCTTGTTGACGGCCCCATCCTTTTCAGGCGCATTGATATTTGCGGTCCTGTTCGGCTTGGGCTCCGGCCTCGGCAGCATCGTCCAGGGAACCCTGCCGCTGGCATTGTTTGGCAGCGGCGGTTACGGTAGGCGTCAAGGCCAAGTCACCGCTGTCCGGTTGGCCGTGTCTTCGACGGCCCCTTTCGCTTTCGCATGGATGATGGAAAAAATGGGTACGGATCTCGCTCTTGCGATCAACACTGCCATTGGCGGTATTGCGGTCCTGGCCTTTCTGGCAATTGCACATTTGGAGCGGCGTCAACGTGTCATGTCATAA
- a CDS encoding response regulator, with product MKGQRILVVDDEPQILRFLRPALAAAGYEVIEADTGKQALALVATAVPDLLILDLGLPDMDGKEVIAQLRHWNPIPIIVLSARDREIEKIAALDLGADDYLEKPFGIGELTARIRVALRHKPQAEPAQSIIRSGELVIDIDHRLVTRADQPVKLTPKEYDLLRLLATHAGRVLTHGALLKEVWGPAHAHDLQYLRVFIRQIRAKIEKDESQPAIILTEAGVGYRFVLA from the coding sequence ATGAAAGGGCAACGCATTCTCGTCGTCGATGACGAGCCGCAGATCCTCCGATTCCTGCGCCCTGCCCTTGCGGCGGCGGGTTACGAGGTGATTGAAGCCGATACCGGCAAGCAGGCATTGGCGCTGGTGGCAACCGCCGTGCCTGATCTATTGATCCTCGATCTCGGCCTGCCGGATATGGATGGCAAAGAGGTGATCGCCCAATTGCGTCACTGGAACCCGATCCCGATCATCGTGCTGTCTGCCCGTGACCGTGAAATCGAAAAAATCGCAGCCCTTGATCTCGGTGCCGACGACTATCTCGAAAAACCCTTCGGTATCGGCGAATTGACGGCCCGCATTCGCGTCGCCCTTCGCCATAAACCGCAGGCCGAACCCGCCCAATCCATCATCCGCAGTGGCGAACTCGTCATCGACATTGACCATCGCCTCGTCACAAGAGCGGATCAGCCGGTCAAGTTAACACCGAAGGAATATGATCTTCTGCGCCTGCTCGCCACCCATGCGGGCCGCGTCTTGACCCATGGCGCATTGCTGAAAGAGGTGTGGGGTCCCGCTCATGCCCACGATCTTCAATATCTGCGCGTCTTTATTCGCCAGATCCGCGCCAAGATCGAAAAAGACGAAAGCCAACCGGCAATCATCCTCACCGAAGCCGGGGTGGGTTATCGCTTTGTGCTTGCCTGA
- the sfnG gene encoding dimethylsulfone monooxygenase SfnG, producing the protein MPHQKREPLKFAYWVPNVSGGLVISSIEQRTHWGIEYNRKLAQIAEQSGFDYALSQIRFTAGYGADNQHESVSFSHALLAATEKLRVIAAVLPGPWHPALLAKQIATISHLTNGRVDVNIVSGWFRGEFTSIGEPWLDHDERYRRSEEFIRAIRGIWTEDTYNLRGDFYRFNDYSMKPKPEGGVPQVFQGGSSRAARDMAARVSDWYFTNGNTPEGLQAQVDDIRAKEKLFGKTWRTRIGMNAFGIVRDTEQEAQDTLKEIIDKAIPDAVNGFKHEVQNAGNASPEREGNWAKSTFQDLVQYNDGFKSNLIGTPQQVAERIIEHKRAGADLILMGFLHFQEEVEFFGKKVIPLVRELEAREDGTLQAAE; encoded by the coding sequence ATGCCACACCAGAAAAGAGAGCCGCTGAAATTCGCCTATTGGGTTCCCAATGTCTCCGGCGGATTGGTCATCAGTTCCATCGAACAACGGACCCATTGGGGGATAGAGTATAACCGCAAGCTGGCGCAGATTGCCGAGCAGAGCGGCTTCGATTACGCCCTTAGCCAGATCCGCTTCACCGCCGGTTATGGTGCCGACAACCAGCACGAATCCGTGTCCTTCAGCCATGCCCTACTGGCGGCGACGGAAAAGCTGCGGGTTATCGCCGCCGTCCTTCCCGGCCCCTGGCACCCAGCCCTGCTTGCCAAGCAGATCGCCACAATCAGCCACCTCACCAACGGGCGCGTTGATGTGAACATCGTCTCTGGCTGGTTCCGGGGTGAATTTACGTCGATTGGCGAACCGTGGCTGGACCATGACGAACGTTATCGCCGCTCAGAAGAATTCATCCGGGCCATTCGCGGCATCTGGACCGAGGACACCTATAATCTGCGCGGCGATTTCTATCGCTTCAACGATTACTCTATGAAACCGAAGCCGGAAGGTGGCGTTCCACAGGTCTTCCAGGGCGGCTCCTCACGCGCCGCACGCGACATGGCGGCCCGGGTGTCCGATTGGTATTTCACCAACGGCAATACGCCGGAAGGCCTGCAAGCCCAGGTCGATGACATCCGCGCCAAGGAAAAACTGTTCGGCAAGACCTGGCGCACCAGGATTGGCATGAACGCCTTCGGCATTGTCCGCGACACCGAGCAGGAAGCGCAGGACACCCTGAAGGAAATTATCGACAAGGCCATCCCCGATGCCGTCAATGGTTTCAAGCATGAAGTTCAGAATGCCGGCAACGCCTCGCCGGAGCGCGAAGGCAATTGGGCAAAATCCACCTTCCAGGACCTGGTCCAATATAACGACGGCTTCAAATCCAACCTGATCGGCACGCCACAACAGGTCGCAGAACGGATCATCGAGCATAAACGCGCCGGTGCGGACCTGATCCTGATGGGCTTCCTGCATTTCCAGGAAGAGGTGGAGTTCTTCGGCAAAAAGGTCATTCCGTTGGTGCGCGAACTGGAAGCGCGGGAAGACGGGACACTGCAAGCTGCCGAATAA
- a CDS encoding RebB family R body protein yields MTVPTTVNPVITDAVTQANVKVVGEAPAMAMGSLYQTASHSTGLMFENAVTAQNNQNILAQAATTQGVMQIYSIDTISDAIAVARMLQASA; encoded by the coding sequence ATGACTGTTCCGACAACCGTTAACCCTGTCATCACCGATGCCGTTACCCAAGCCAATGTCAAGGTCGTTGGTGAAGCCCCCGCCATGGCAATGGGCTCGCTCTATCAGACAGCCTCTCATTCAACCGGCCTGATGTTCGAAAACGCCGTTACAGCTCAGAATAACCAGAACATTCTGGCTCAGGCTGCAACCACGCAAGGTGTCATGCAGATCTACAGCATCGACACCATTTCGGATGCGATCGCAGTTGCTCGTATGCTTCAGGCATCGGCATAA
- a CDS encoding sensor histidine kinase codes for MSDVQRDTNRRPDPDALLGLANRDGRGKLTIFLGAAPGVGKTYAMLSRARGQKTAGIDIVIGLVETHGRSETELLTDGLEILPRKQIAYKDRVLEEFDIDAALARRPAIIIVDELAHSNVPESRHPKRHQDIEELLAAGIDVWTALNIQHLESLSEIVTQITGVQVRETVPDRALKQADVVVLIDLPPEELIIRLREGKIYLPDNARRATDSFFRLGNLTALRELALRRTADRVDDQMVDYLKQNAIEGPWRTGERLLVCIGPDALSEKVVRTASNLASGMNARWLVVSLEQADQADENPGDQTRIEELFRLAERLGAETRRVQGRDFVHEILRLAKKEHVTQIVIGAPQRSRWQRLFRHSLPDALLEVRSGMGIHLITGEAAPDTTKRVQRTKAFSLKTLPVRPRDIITALLTTTVAAIGARGIIEFVALPNVSMLFLLAVLVSALREGYAAAVLTSVLSALAYNFFFISPVFTLTIAAPHEVFAFIMFIAAALIAGGIAARIRAQGQIAARRATQTQILYDVSSKLAGTVDADGVVWTAVSQLNGIIKRPVALLSPQNGTLALRSCWPPDTELGVAEMAAARFALEKGEVAGAGTGTLPNSKLQFRPLRSPAGTLAVCGHEMTGEPLDPMEERVLSAILDQVTIALDRANLTIRSVEDQARLERERFQSTLLSSISHDLRTPLATITGAVTSLKEFGERMPVESRRDLLQSIEEEGERLSRFVGNLLDMTRIEAGALEAKHDWVDLNDVISDAIARARRVAPGTDISASIARDLPLLRADSLLLGQVLFNLIDNACKHGGGEPVTVYARADDTVLSLSVTDMGKGISEKDIDRIFEKFYRRGKGADGRKPGTGLGLAIAKGFVEAMGGTITVESPAVKRMGTRFTLRFPLENMEKDRAEA; via the coding sequence ATGTCCGACGTCCAGCGCGACACCAACCGCCGTCCCGATCCTGACGCCCTGCTGGGCCTTGCCAACCGGGACGGACGGGGAAAACTGACGATCTTCCTGGGAGCTGCGCCCGGCGTCGGAAAAACCTATGCCATGCTGTCGCGTGCCCGTGGTCAAAAGACCGCGGGCATCGATATCGTTATAGGCCTGGTCGAGACCCATGGCCGCAGCGAAACGGAACTGCTGACGGACGGCCTCGAAATCCTGCCGCGCAAGCAGATTGCCTACAAGGATCGCGTGCTGGAGGAATTCGACATCGACGCGGCGCTTGCCCGCCGTCCTGCGATCATCATTGTCGATGAACTCGCCCATAGCAATGTACCGGAAAGCCGCCATCCAAAACGCCACCAGGATATCGAGGAGCTTCTGGCTGCCGGCATCGATGTCTGGACGGCGCTGAACATCCAGCATCTCGAAAGCCTCTCGGAAATCGTCACGCAAATCACCGGCGTCCAAGTGCGGGAAACCGTGCCGGACCGGGCGTTGAAACAAGCCGATGTGGTCGTCCTCATCGACCTGCCACCGGAAGAATTGATCATCCGGCTGCGAGAGGGCAAGATCTATCTGCCCGATAATGCCCGCCGCGCCACCGACAGCTTCTTTCGGCTTGGCAATCTAACCGCGTTGCGCGAACTGGCCTTGCGCCGCACCGCCGACCGGGTCGATGACCAGATGGTCGATTACCTCAAGCAGAATGCCATTGAAGGGCCATGGCGCACGGGTGAACGGCTTCTCGTCTGTATCGGCCCTGATGCGCTTTCGGAAAAAGTAGTGCGCACCGCCAGCAACCTCGCCTCCGGCATGAATGCCCGCTGGCTGGTCGTTTCACTAGAACAAGCCGATCAGGCCGATGAAAACCCCGGCGATCAGACCCGGATCGAAGAGTTGTTTCGCTTGGCGGAACGGCTTGGCGCGGAAACCCGGCGAGTCCAAGGCCGCGATTTCGTTCACGAGATCCTGCGTCTCGCCAAGAAGGAACACGTCACCCAAATCGTCATCGGCGCACCACAGCGTTCCCGTTGGCAAAGGCTGTTCCGCCACTCCCTGCCGGATGCCTTGCTGGAAGTCAGATCCGGCATGGGCATTCATCTGATCACCGGCGAAGCCGCGCCTGACACAACCAAGCGCGTCCAGCGGACGAAAGCCTTTTCCCTGAAGACCTTGCCGGTTCGGCCAAGGGACATCATCACCGCTCTGCTCACGACCACGGTGGCGGCTATCGGGGCACGCGGCATCATTGAATTCGTGGCGCTGCCGAATGTATCCATGCTGTTCTTGCTCGCCGTGCTGGTTTCGGCTCTGCGCGAGGGCTATGCCGCCGCCGTGCTGACCTCCGTGCTGTCGGCGCTGGCCTATAATTTCTTTTTCATCTCACCGGTCTTTACCCTCACTATTGCCGCGCCGCATGAAGTCTTTGCCTTCATCATGTTCATCGCAGCGGCGCTGATCGCTGGTGGCATTGCCGCACGGATCCGCGCCCAGGGGCAGATCGCGGCCCGTCGCGCCACACAGACGCAGATCCTCTACGACGTCTCTTCAAAGCTTGCTGGCACGGTGGATGCCGATGGCGTGGTCTGGACCGCTGTCAGTCAGTTGAATGGCATTATCAAGCGGCCCGTCGCCTTGCTCTCGCCGCAAAACGGCACGCTCGCCTTACGCTCGTGCTGGCCTCCGGATACTGAGCTTGGCGTGGCGGAAATGGCAGCGGCCCGGTTTGCCCTCGAAAAAGGCGAGGTAGCGGGCGCTGGCACCGGCACTCTGCCAAATTCAAAACTGCAATTTCGGCCCTTGCGCAGTCCTGCTGGCACATTGGCCGTCTGCGGTCATGAAATGACTGGAGAGCCACTCGATCCGATGGAGGAGCGAGTGCTTTCCGCCATTCTGGACCAGGTGACGATTGCTCTCGACCGCGCCAACCTGACAATCCGCAGCGTCGAGGACCAGGCAAGGCTGGAACGGGAGCGTTTCCAATCGACCCTGCTGTCTTCCATCTCCCACGACCTGCGCACGCCACTTGCCACCATTACCGGTGCCGTCACCAGTCTGAAGGAATTCGGCGAGCGCATGCCCGTCGAAAGCCGCCGCGATCTGCTGCAATCCATCGAAGAAGAGGGTGAGCGGCTGTCGCGTTTCGTTGGCAACCTCCTCGACATGACCCGCATCGAAGCGGGAGCACTGGAAGCCAAGCACGATTGGGTAGATTTGAACGATGTGATCTCGGATGCTATCGCCCGCGCTCGCCGTGTCGCACCAGGCACCGACATCAGCGCCAGCATTGCCCGTGACCTGCCCTTGTTGCGGGCGGATAGCCTGCTTCTGGGTCAGGTATTGTTCAACCTGATCGACAATGCCTGCAAGCATGGTGGTGGCGAGCCGGTGACCGTCTATGCCCGCGCCGATGATACAGTGCTGTCGCTTTCGGTAACGGACATGGGCAAGGGTATTTCGGAAAAAGACATCGACCGGATATTTGAAAAGTTCTACCGTCGTGGCAAAGGGGCGGATGGCCGAAAGCCGGGGACCGGGCTTGGCCTTGCCATTGCCAAGGGCTTTGTTGAGGCGATGGGCGGCACGATCACCGTCGAAAGCCCGGCAGTGAAACGGATGGGGACACGCTTCACTCTGCGTTTTCCGCTGGAGAATATGGAAAAGGACCGGGCTGAGGCATGA